Sequence from the Dysidea avara chromosome 5, odDysAvar1.4, whole genome shotgun sequence genome:
GATTGGTCAGCACCCACAGAAAGAGGTCACACCAGAGGGGGATGCATTTGTGGTTAAGTGTTATATATGACCCAGAAGCTGGTAGACATCAACTACCAGTTCCAAGCAGCAAAAGCTAATTGACATTTAGCTTCCAGCAGTATAGGCTGGCATTCATCAGCCTCAGACAAAGGCAACAGAACCAGTCAAATGTTGAGCTTAATTATCAAGCAGCTTACCTAGCAAAACTAACAAACAAAATTTGAGAGCAACTATCACTACCAGTCAGTAGTCATCGGCCACTAAATGGCTCATTATACTTGCAAGGACCCACAGGTCCACTGTACCAAGGCAGCAACTCGTGTGTGTATTCCTTTTGCAGGAGTACCCCTGGCATCCTGGCCGTCATTGCCTATTGATCCATTGCTGGTACCATCCATTCCCTCACTGCCATCTCTACTCAGCAGTGCCAGCACATCTGATGCACTACCCAGTACCCCAGCACCCTCGATGGTTGTGGCAGAAGGAATGCCCCCTCTTCCAATTAAGCTGGTTGAAAAAATCAGGCGATGGGAATTTGTGGACCTGTCTTCACTACTCGAAGAGAATGCTACCCAACCAGCTGAACTAACAGTCAATGCCGCTGGACAGTGGATACTCTCTGATTCAGGACAGAGAAAGAAAAGGAGTCATATCACAGATATACTGCCATGGATCCAGGATGGCAGTATTACTTTCTGATAACAATACTACCACAGAGGAAGCAACAGGGTTGGCAGCCCACCTACACCTAGTTCTACAGCTGTCCAATGATTTGGGAACACGATGGCTAAAATATGATAAGGATTTTCGAGAATGGGCAGCAGCCAAGTCCTTAAGGAAGTGGAGGAGCTGAACTTCCCCATATACGGACAATGTCTAGCAGCCCAACAAAAAACAGACATGGCTTCTTCCTGCTACAGCCAAAGCACCACACAAGGAGGCAATGGCAAGAAAGAGGGCTACACCATATTCAATTCCTGCTGTGTGTTTAAAGTGGAATTTCAAAGGATACTGTGATCGACAACCATGCCAGTTTGCCCACAAGTGCTGAAGACCACCACACCAGGGAAAAGACTGCAAATCTACAGCAGGAAAGTATTACCCTCactttatagaactttgcgtgggtgagatcaaaggaaaaagtgtactttaaatttgaTAAAGtgcactctcagccggccaactgcttcatcgaccacaaagagtgctttattgcaccgcacagagtgctttattgaacgaataaagcactctttgcgatgcaataaagcactctttgtgggcaataaagcacagttgcccacgtgccttagtgtaggctaatagcctacggggctcgcgtcagcacgactaatcacccaagccggtgaaggctgatagcctcgccgcgctgagtgatcaatcaccccagtcgatacgagttccaccactggattgcttttatagacatacctaaatgcttcgatgatgggtgggagaagataacgttgctgttacgtttgttaatgtaaacggacaagtcctggagatatcacggaaatacttcaccatgtaaCTCGCAATAAAATctattgtgggttgcgagcaaaacctgtcaaaagacgcgatgaacgtctactatgccaaactatggtgaaatacgcgtgagttactttgttaaactagtttgtgtgcgttcaggctgctaatagttcgtgcaacgcttgttaattacgagtcctagtgtatggtgaagctacacgactagaaagttccataaatcatttaaagcatatccttgctcgtgctatatgaaaaataaagtacttggcgcttggcctcaatgctaataaagcactcagcttcgcctcgtgctttattagcatctcggccgcgcgcctcgtactttatttttcatatagcactcgcggctatgctttaacatatacaaagGGCACTGAACTGATCATGATTAAATAGTCACGTTTTGTTTGGTtgttttttcaataatacataAAGGAAATTAAATATCACTTATAGGTAGATAGTTGTAAGCCTTTGAAGTGTTTGCTCTTGGGTGATCCTCTGTCTCAAAGTGACATAGGTCTATATAGCAGCCCAGCCTTAGTAATATTTCACACCTTTCAGTCCCATCAGCATTCACTTATAAAGGGCCAGCATTTCCACCTTGGGGTGTGATCACTGCTTGGTCCTTTCACATTACAGGCTTGCAGCTGAATCTATCTCTCTTCAAGAGTGGTATGGTGAATGATGGCAGCTACCATTACATGGAAGACCTACTAGCTCTGAGTAGTCACCAAGGGGCAGCAGGTGGTTCACCCTTGTATGCTAGTAGTCACTCTCCTTTAGTGTTGGAGAGCTGGAGGAAGCTGCTAATACACCACCCAGACAGAATGTATGTTAATTACATATTGAGTGGAATTGCAGAAGGCTTCCGGATTGGCTTTGATAGGACACATAATCTGCAGAAAGCATCTGAAAATATGCCATCCAAAGTGCCGTCAGTTATCTCAGAATACCTGGCCAGAGAGGTATCTCTCAACAGAATGATCAAGCTTCCTAGAGGAGTTTATCCCCAAGATGTTCACATCAGCCCACTGGGTGCCATTCCAAAAAAGAACAAACCAGGCAAGTGGAGATTAATTGTGGACCTATCCTCTCCTACGGATCATAGTATAAATGATGGCATCTCTCTGCAATTGTCCAGTTTATCGTATGCTTCTATTGACCATCTATCCTCCATAATACTGCATGAACACCAGGGTTGCTTTCTAGTTAAAGCAGATATCAAGGAAGCTTACAGAATGCTTCCCATCCATCCTGAAGACCAACCTCTCCTTGGAGTATGTTGGAAGGACTCAGTGTATATTGACAGTGCACTGGCTTTTGGCTTGAGGTCAGCCCCCAAATTTTTTTCTGCTGTGGCTGATGCAGTGCAGTGGATCCTCCAGAGCAAGGGAATCAGTAATAGTCTCCATTACCTGGATGACTTCATTCTTGTTGCCAGACAAGAAGACGAAGCTACCTCCCAGAAGAAAAAACTGGTATCCTTATTTGAGGAGTTAGGAATTCCACTAGAACTATCCAAACTGGAAGGTCCATCCCAGTGTTTGACCTTCCTTGGCATAGAGGTAGACACAGTGGCACTGCAGCTCAGACTACCAGAGGAAAAGTTAATCATACTTAAAGAGCTGTTATGGGACTGTGTTGAAAGGTGTTGCATTCTGAAGAAGTCCATTCGCAAGAAAGACCTTCAGAGCTTGGTGGGAATACTCCAGTTTGCTACAAAAGTGGTCCGCCCAGGCAGACCTTTCCTCCGCAGATTGTACTCCATACAAGAGATTGGAAGCAACCCATCTCACAATATTTGCTTAAATGCTCCAGCAAAAGCAGATCTTTTGTGGTGGTTCCTCTTCATCGAGAGATGGAATGGCATATCCATCCTGTGGGATGTGCAAAGACAGACCGCAGACATGACAGTGTTTTCGGACACATCAGGATCATAGGGTTGTGGAGCCTACGGATCCCCACACTGGTTTTCCTTAAAGTGGTGTCAGAGACTTCAGCCACTCTCTATAGCTATCGAGGAATTGATCCCAGTTATTATTGCTGCTGCCATATGGGGAAAGTTCTGGTCAGGCAAGATAGTACTGTTCAGAGTAGATAACTTGGCAGTGGTAGAAGCAATCAACTATACCTTCTGCAAAGACCTTCACCTCATGCACCTGATTCGTTTATTGGTCTTCTTTGCAGCCCATCACAATTTCTAGTTCCATGCAATTCGCCTAGCTGGTAAAGACAATAAACTTGTTGATGCTTTATCTAGAAATAACATATCTTCTTTCATTTCACAGGCTCCCAAGCACTGTCTCATCCTTCAATAATTCCTCCCCCACTAATCACCCTGGTAACACAGAACCTCACTTGGACATCCATCAGCTGGATGAAACTGTTCGAGGATACTTTGCAGCTGCTTTAGCTCCCTCTACTCACAAGACCTACGCTGCAGCCGAACGTCGCTATCTCACTTTTTGTAAGTTTCAACCTCAATCCTCTACCAGCCAAAGAGAGTACACTCTGTTACTTTGTAGCATGCCTCGGTCAACAGGGCTTGGCCCACAACTCCATAAGCATCTACCTTTGTGGTGTTCGGCAACTACAGATCTCTCATGGACTAGGCGATCCTCAAGTGGGCCAAATGCCATGTCTAAGGCAGGTACTAAAAGGTGTCAAAATTGAAGCTGGAAAAAAGGGAAAAGCACCCCGTGCTCGGCTGCCAATAACTCCAGCTATCCTTCGAAAACTGAAGGGAGTGTGGTTTCAATCAGAACCCTCTTTTAATACCACAATGTTATGGGCAGCTTCATCAGTGACATTTTTCTCTTTCTGCCGCTCAGGAGAGATTACAGTCAGTCCAACATACGACCCCAGAACACACTTGTCCCGGAGTGACCTCTCAACAGACAACAATTTCAATCCATCAGTGATATCATTGAAACTAGAACACTCAAAAACTGACCAGGGCAGAATAGGTGTCAAAGTTGTCATAGGGAGAACGGGGGATGACATCTGTCCAGTGACCGCATTGTTAGCATATCTGGCACGGCGAGGCCCCCAACCAGGTTCCCTGTTCATCTGTGATGATGGCTCACCTTTACTGAAGTCAAGATTTGTGGAGGAAGTTCGGTCTGCACTGACTAAGGCTGGCCTCCCAGCTCAGGACTATGCAGGTCACAGTTTTCGAATAGGAGCTGCTACTACCGCAGCTACGGTGGGAATTCAAGATTCGGCTATACAAACTCTGGGCAGGTGGAAGAGTTCATCTTATCAGCTATATATCTGGACTGCTCCACAACACCTGGCTGCTGTCTCAGCAAGGCTATCATCATGCAGGATCTGACTCACTACTGGCCAGACTTTGAACTGTGTTATAGTTGATAATTTACAATCCATATAGTAGGTCACACATTTGTGTCTGTAGGGGTATCATTGAAACTACATGTGTCACAAAATTTTTGTACTAATCATCAATCAGTGTAAGTCATCATGCTTGAGTATAGCAATTTTACAGGTAGAGTCCCAGCAGTGAACAAAAGTACATGTTGTTTATATGGAATACCTGAAAGGGAAGTCTGGCAACCCAGGGATACAATGCTGGCATTCACCAGCTTATGTGGCACTGGTATCCCTGTTTGTGGTTTCGGTGGTATCACGTGACCTGTCAAGAGGTAGGACATCAATGCAGTCTATATTGAAAGCCAATCAGCAAAGTCATGTGATTAAACAGGTCTCCAACCTTATGGCAATAACACCAAACTTCCCATATATCCATCATACTTACAACTGTTATGGAGACCGATAACCAGTTAATAACCAGTTAATTGGATACCAGTGTACAGCACTACTATCGTATATGCAGGAGCTAATAAGCACCGAAGCTTAGAGTGGACTTCATATGCAATAGAAAATTGTGTATTGTGTTTACGCAAAATATTCCAATAGCTAGTATTGTTCATTTTACCTACACGCAAACCGCCATACGCAACATGCAATTTTCAAACGCACGTGAAATCCACTGTATGAGCTCCTGGTATATGATATCTAAACAGTTTTGTTTTACATAGCATGAGCACTTGTGACATGAAGCGATGAAAGAGCGATGTTTCCCCCACCAATTTCCACCACATTTCTTGTTTATCACTAATCCATTTTGTAGTTGCATGATCTTTTGTATACTACTACTGGGTCTAGGGTAATGGTGAGCTACATTCTTTCTTTGGGAGGCCTAGACACAGAGATGTTCTTCAAATGAAGCAATGCTTGATAAAAATTTATCATTTGGTGAGTGCCTACATAATTATGGAAGCTTATACAAGTCCACCATTATATTGGATGAATAAGTTAAAATGTACCAAACATGAAATGAGGAGTTATAGTATTAATATGGCTTTGTGTTATTAACATTGTTCCCTAGATGGTGACAGCACATTTTTGGAATACAAACAGCAAACAATTTAAATCAAACCTTTACATCAACAAGCTGAGTACTAATACAATCCACAAGCTAAATAACATAGAAGTCAGATGTTGGTTACCACGGCTTTGAGCTCTATCAATCAACCCTTCCAATCCTGGGAAAAGTTCTATGGTTTCTAGTAAGGCTTCAGCCTCACCTAGAGATGAACCACTCAAATGTTAACCACACATGAGAGCATTCTTCCCTCAATTGAGGTGACATTTTAATTGAGATAACATTTACTAGTTAACACTCTGTCCAACCACAACAGGATGTCACCATGACAACACATACTTTGTTCAACCACAACAGAATGTCACCATGACAACACATACTACCACAAACTCATCATATGGAAAACATGTTATCAGTAAACCACAAACCAGCATAACACATACAAGACAtgtgtgaacacatgttcatTCTAGGCTGACAACTGTGACAGTGTTGGCTGCTAGTACCTGTTCTAGTAATAAGTAACTGTTACAGCCCATTTACACTAGCTGCAGAATTCGAACTATTGTGGTGTGATTCAATCCAGGGAAATTAACAATTCAGTGTAAACACACACCGAATCGAGCCATGCAAATTTAAATGGGGCTACCTACCTGAGGTGGTTCAGTGTGATTCAATGCGATTCACATCTGTGTGCAAACAAAACCATGAATTAATCCGAAGTGTATGTGATCATATGAGCAAACAACTTTGGCGGCTAACCGTGCGACTCACCAACAATGGTGGCAGTGAACTGGACTGATGCTGAAGTCTTTCAGTTGATTAGCTGCTGGGCTGAGGAAGGTATACAGGAACAACTGGAGGGCTGTAAGCATAATAAGCACGTTTACGACAGACTATCAAGGAGTTTGGTGGAGTATAACATTGAGAAGACGGGTAAACAGTGCCGTAATAAAGTGAAAAAATTGCATCAGGACTACAAGAAGATTAAATAGAAGCAAAAGCTCACAGGACGAGTAAGAACCCAATGCAAATTCTTCAGCAAACTAGATGAAATACTGGCTGCACGCCCTACTATTCGTCCCCCTATTTTGCTAGAGACATTAGAATCACAGCCACTGCACTCAGACCACGACAGTGATGAAACAGATGTGGAAGGGTATCAGGAAAGTAATTCCCAGGACAAAAGCAATTTTTCAGGTGATTTTTCTGACAACCAGAGTGGTAGTAGCAGTACCGCTAGTGTGAGTGATACACCACCTCCTCGCAAGGGCAGCAACACCTCAATGAAAGAAGATTCCAATGAAGTTCCAGTGACAGACAAAGTGGGAATAAAAGGGAAAAAGAGAAAGCGAAGTAAAGGAGAGATCCTAGAAGATGTGATGACCAAAGTAGTGAAGACAATGTCAGATGGAAGAAGTAGTGACAAAATGTTTATGGAATTAGAAGAAAAACGACTCCAATTTGAAGAGAAACAAAAGCGTGAGGAGCATGAATTCCAGCTAAAAATGGTCCAAATGCTGCAGGGTGGTATGGAAGGAAGCAGTATGTATCCTCCTCAATATCATGCACCTCCTCCGTCAAGTCTGTACTACAACCCTCCTGGTTCAACAACAAGTTTTGAAGTGTCATGCAGGACCATATATATACAGTTGATCATTGAAGTTGTACATGGCTGTATGTAAGCATGAATAAGTCAATGTACaatcacaataataaacagTAAAACTGATGAGTTAATATCAATGAGCTTTTGTAAGTACAAACAACTGATTACATAATAGTTAATGATGTTCAAAATAATTAACTAACAAGTTTCTTACTGTACTACCATCTTGGGTAGTGGTAGAAACATGCGTGTCATTTGGCTGATCTAAATCCAAATCATCTAACCACTCTTCATTAAATTCGTCACCATGAATTTCTCTAACATTATGTAAAATGCAGCAAGCCAGCACAACATTTGGTACACTATTTATGTGCATATCAATCTTCTTGTTCAGCCTTCTCCACCGTGCCTTCAATCTTCCAAAAGCCATCTCAAGAACAACTCTACCCCTCGACATTCTGTAGTTATAATTTTTGTGCTgttatgacaatgatgaggaGAATGCAAATGGTTTTACAAGCCAAGATAGCAACGGATATACTGAATCCCCTATAAGAAAAACTGGAATAGTACCACCCCGTACAGCTAACTCTTGACCTTGTAGTAATTCACCATTACCAACTTTGCTATAGAGCAAGGAGTTAGAAAACACACGTGCATCATGTACACTACCAGGCCACCCAATACACAGATCCCTAAACAATCCATTGTGATCGACCACAGCTTATGCTATGATGGAATACCATCCTTCACGATTATAAAAATCAGTGTGATTCATTGTGGGTGGTGTAATGGGTATATATGTACCATCAATAGAACCTGCACACTGAGGTGTCCTTGAATTACAGCTATTAAATTATCTCCAGTAGGGAAGTTGATGTACACCGACTTGAATTTTTGAATGATAGCTTTACAGGTTTCGTGAACTATCTGACACACTGTACACCGAGCTAGACCAAACAAATGGGCAATACTGCGATACTCAGAAGGTGTAGCTAGTACCCATAATGTTATAGCAACACGCCTCTCTGGTCTCCTCATGCTAGTGTTTGCCTTCTGAATTAATTATGACAAATGTAATCAAATGTTGCTTTGCCTACCCTGAAATTTTCCCTCCAGTCACAGGGACCAAATCCTCAATACAATGTTCTGCACCATGTTGACGACTTGACAAACATCCAAACACTTCTAGGGTGCTGTCCAAATAGGTAAGAAATTGCCACTTGCAGTAAAACTGTAAACACCATAAAAGTAGCCTTTTGCCTTGCATTATGACGTCGCCTTGATTATAAAGAACGGCTTTGTACTACATCTGTTCGTCGTGAAACTACATCTGTTCGTCATGAAAGAAGTTGGTAAAGTTGTGTCATACATGAAGGCATATTTACTAACACTTCGaaatattgattgtggttttgaAAACTGTTGGGAAATAGTGATTGTGGTTTTCAATAGCTGTGATTAATAAGTCGAGTTGCTTCAATTTGTCTTGTGTCGTGTAAACGTATATGGTTGGTTCGAATCGACCCAAACTCAATCGCACTGCAGTAAAAACGTATTTGCACTGCAGTAAAAACACACAATAAGTTGTAAATTAACTTGGCTACTATTCATGAGTTACGAATACTTCCAAAGGATGGATGACTCACAGAAGCTAGATTTACTTCTAAAGTCTGTGGACTCTATGAAGGCGGCCCACGCGCAGATCCAACAGGATATGAATGCCAAGTTTGAGCACCTCAAGAAGGAGGTAGCAGACAACCAAGAGGAGACAGCCCACCTTATTGTCCGGAAGATTCAGAAGGAGCCTGAATCAACTTTTCGTCGAAAAGGGAATGAGCGTCAGTTCGCCTTCAGTCAGTCGGTGAACAATGCCATCAAGTTGGCTGCCTTGATGTTGGATAAGCTGAAGCCGGAGCAACCCCAGGCAGCATCCATTCTTAAGAAGGcaagagagcagctacaaaaaGGTGTGGATGTCATTGTGACACAGCAGAAG
This genomic interval carries:
- the LOC136256538 gene encoding uncharacterized protein, giving the protein MPCLRQVLKGVKIEAGKKGKAPRARLPITPAILRKLKGVWFQSEPSFNTTMLWAASSVTFFSFCRSGEITVSPTYDPRTHLSRSDLSTDNNFNPSVISLKLEHSKTDQGRIGVKVVIGRTGDDICPVTALLAYLARRGPQPGSLFICDDGSPLLKSRFVEEVRSALTKAGLPAQDYAGHSFRIGAATTAATADNCDSVGC
- the LOC136256537 gene encoding uncharacterized protein yields the protein MSEEEVPPFSSAAPAPPVTATSSASISSYAVNPVSSSFSAETIQQIAGAVALILQSSPSATSPLQCSSSTTVGDPRPSSRPSNTSSASGGVPLASWPSLPIDPLLVPSIPSLPSLLSSASTSDALPSTPAPSMVVAEGMPPLPIKLVEKIRRWEFVDLSSLLEENATQPAELTVNAAGQWILSDSGQRKKRSHITDILPWIQDGSLQLNLSLFKSGMVNDGSYHYMEDLLALSSHQGAAGGSPLYASSHSPLVLESWRKLLIHHPDRMYVNYILSGIAEGFRIGFDRTHNLQKASENMPSKVPSVISEYLAREVSLNRMIKLPRGVYPQDVHISPLGAIPKKNKPGKWRLIVDLSSPTDHSINDGISLQLSSLSYASIDHLSSIILHEHQGCFLVKADIKEAYRMLPIHPEDQPLLGVCWKDSVYIDSALAFGLRSAPKFFSAVADAVQWILQSKGISNSLHYLDDFILVARQEDEATSQKKKLVSLFEELGIPLELSKLEGPSQCLTFLGIEVDTVALQLRLPEEKLIILKELLWDCVERCCILKKSIRKKDLQSLVGILQFATKVVRPGRPFLRRLYSIQEIGSNPSHNICLNAPAKADLLWWFLFIERWNGISILWDVQRQTADMTVFSDTSGS